A stretch of Lepidochelys kempii isolate rLepKem1 chromosome 14, rLepKem1.hap2, whole genome shotgun sequence DNA encodes these proteins:
- the LOC140898220 gene encoding uncharacterized protein, protein MVSENKKQNHQQEGPEHVETGEMVSGRSEGDVSQCAEQGEAHESQCKPERHQRNHAKENQCKSTHRSRVVKKIKETVQQRIPSGDRPHTCSFCGKSFCWRSAFISHQRTHTGNRPYKCKDCGRSFSQSSTLTIHQRIHTGERPYRCNECGKSFSRSGNLLAHQRIHTGDRPYRCNECGKSFSQNAYLLSHQRTHMKEKPYICNECGKSFSHSSQLLLHQRIHTGERPYICTECGKSFSLSSHLLSHQRIHTGERPYRCNECGKSFSRSGNLLSHQRTHTGERPFKCPTCGESFVQLLKLVRHQRIHTGEKPYKCNECGKNFSDRSHFNKHQRVHTGEKPFKCPECGKSFGSSSDLIIHQRIHTGEKPYKCIECERSFGRSSDLTRHQRKHTGEKPYKCPNCGKSFSDSSALTKHRRIHRGERPYRCKECGKSFRHISNLLLHHRTHTGERPYNCPDCGKSFSRSSNVITHQRIHTGEKPFKCPECGKNFSTRSALTAHQRIHSRVRPLSMS, encoded by the coding sequence ATGGTGAGTGAGAACAAGAAGCAGAATCATCAACAGGAAGGTCCTGAGCATGTGGAAACAGGTGAGATGGTGTCAGGAAGATCTGAAGGGGATGTTTCTCAGTGTGCTGAGCAGGGAGAAGCCCATGAAAGTCAGTGCAAGCCAGAGAGGCATCAGAGAAACCATGCAAAGGAGAACCAGTGTAAATCCACTCACAGGAGTCGAGTGGTCAAGAAAATCAAAGAAACTGTTCAACAGAGAATCCCCAGTGGAGATAGACCCCATACATGCAGtttctgtgggaaaagcttctgCTGGAGATCAGCCTTTATTAGTcaccagagaacccacacaggaaaCAGACCCTATAAATGCAAGGACTGTGGGAGAAGCTTTAGTCAGAGCTCAACTCTCACTAttcaccagagaatccacactggggaGAGACCCTACAGATGCaacgagtgtgggaaaagctttagtcGGAGTGGAAACCTTCTagcacatcagagaatccatacTGGGGATAGACCCTACAGATGcaatgagtgtgggaaaagctttagtcAGAATGCATACCTTCTAtcacatcagagaacccacatgAAGGAGAAACCCTACATATGCAatgaatgtgggaaaagctttagtcATAGCTCACAACTTCTATtgcaccagagaatccacacgggggaGAGACCCTACATATGCActgaatgtgggaaaagctttagtcTGAGCTCACACCTTCTAtcgcatcagagaatccacacgggggaGAGACCCTACAGATGCaacgagtgtgggaaaagctttagtcGGAGTGGAAACCTTCTAtcacatcagagaacccacacgggGGAGAGACCTTTCAAATGCCCAACATGTGGGGAAAGCTTTGTTCAGCTCTTGAAACTTGTTAgacaccagagaatccacactggagagaaaccctataagtGTAATGAGTGCGGGAAGAACTTCAGTGACAGATCCCACTTTAATAAACATCAgagagtccacacaggagagaagccctttaagtgccctgagtgtgggaaaagctttggTTCAAGCTCAGATCTTATTATACACCAGAGAATtcacacaggggagaaaccctataaatgcatTGAGTGTGAGAGAAGCTTTGGTCGAAGCTCAGACCTCACTAGACATCAGAGAAaacacacaggagagaagccctacaaatgccccaactgtgggaaaagctttagtgACAGCTCTGCCCTCACTAAACACCGGAGAATCCACAGAGGGGAGAGACCGTACAGATGCAaagagtgtgggaaaagctttcgTCACATCTCAAACCTTCTATTACATCacagaacccacacaggagagagaccctataattgtcctgactgtgggaaaagcttcagtcgaAGCTCAAATGTTATTACTCACCAGAGAATacacacaggggagaaacccttTAAATGCCCCGAATGTGGGAAAAACTTCAGTACACGTTCAGCCCttactgcacatcagagaatccatagCAGAGTGAGACCATTATCAATGtcttga